In one window of Gossypium arboreum isolate Shixiya-1 chromosome 4, ASM2569848v2, whole genome shotgun sequence DNA:
- the LOC108488160 gene encoding uncharacterized protein LOC108488160, with the protein MKDILSRKRQLGEFETVALTEGCTTMLTNKLPPMLKDPGSFTIPCSIDNQYVGKAFCNLGASINLIPMSVFKKLGISEARPTTMTLQLADRSYAHLEGKIEYVLVREDKFNFPTDFIILDYEADKDVPIILGRPFLATGRTVIDVQKGEVTMRVNDQQITFNVFQSLKCADDIEECHAVSSLDSVVEEKLKKTMTKSIMNWIQLTLMIKGH; encoded by the coding sequence ATGAAAGACATACTTTCAAGGAAGAGACAATTGGGAGAATTTGAAACAGTCGCACTTACTGAAGGGTGCACTACTATGCTGACAAATAAATTGCCTCCAATGTTAAAAGACCCAGGAAGCTTCACAATACCTTGCTCAATTGATAACCAATATGTTGGGAAGGCCTTTTGTAATTTAGGTGCGAGCATAAACCTTATACCCATGTCTGTGTTTAAAAAGCTGGGAATTAGTGAAGCAAGACCTACCACTATGACCTTGCAATTGGCAGATCGATCATATGCACACCTAGAAGGTAAAATTGAATATGTCCTGGTAAGGGAAGATAAATTCAATTTCCCTACTGATTTCATTATATTAGACTATGAAGCTGACAAAGATGTGCCTATTATTCTAGGTAGACCTTTTCTTGCAACAGGTAGGACTGTGATTGACGTTCAAAAGGGTGAAGTAACTATGAGGGTGAATGATCAACAAATCACTTTTAACGTTTTCCAATCTTTGAAATGTGCTGATGATATAGAAGAGTGTCATGCTGTCAGTTCGTTAGACTCTGTTGTGGAAGAGAAGTTAAAAAAAACCATGACAAAGAGCATAATGAATTGGATTCAGTTGACATTGATGATAAAGGGCCATTAG